The genomic interval ACGAACTCCTTCAGCATCGGGAACAGCGGGACGACGCCCTTGTGCAGCTCCGTGGCGATGAAATTCAGCAGTTCCTGCACGCGGTAGCGCTCCATCGTGCCCGCCGCCGGGATCAGACCGCTGTCCGGCGCCTTGTCGGCAACATACTGGACGATCACCGCCACCTCGGTCAGGATTCCCGCCTCGCCGAACGCCAGGGTCGGCACTTGTCCCTTCGGGTTCACAGCGCGGAAGTCGCTGCCATCGGCCAGCGTCTTGGTGACGAGATCGACCTTGACCAGATCGAAATCCAGACCGGCCTCGCGCAGCACGATGTGCGGCGCCAGCGAGCAGGCGCCCTGCTTGTAATAGAGCTTCATGTCTCCAGAACCCTCTTTTTGGGTGGTTGGCACCCCCATGGCTACCCCAAAGGGACCAGCGACGCCAACCTTTCCCGACAGGGACTCAGACTGCCTGCGCCGCCAGCTTTCGTGCCTGACGATCGATGAACCACCAGGCGCCGCTCGACGCCATCTGGCACAGGCGGGTGTGTGGCTTCAGCCCGCAAGCCTTGAACACCATGGCGATGGCGCGGTCGACATGCTTGCGGCGATAGCGGCCGAAGGCGCGGCGCTTGTAGGCGGCGTTGTAGAGCTTGTGCTCGTACGCGGCCTCGGCCGGGGCGTTGGCGGCATAGTAGGCATAAGCCAGCTCGTCGTCTTCCGACTCGCCGATGCGCGACAGCGCCACCTTCAGCCGCTGGACCTTGTTCAGCCCTTCGCGGTCCAGGTACTTCTTGGCGTAGGTGTAGAAGATCTTGTAGTGGCGCAGCTCGTCGGCGGCGATGTTGCGGCAGATCTCCTTCAAAACCGGCTCGTCGGTCGAATCGCCGATGGCGGCATAGTAGGAGCTGGTGCCGGTCTCGACCATGCAGCGTGCGATCATCTCGCCGGTGCGCGAGCCGCGGACCGAGGCATCGAGGTCGATCGGCACGCGGTAGCCGGCACGGAAACGCTCGACCGCCGCCCGGAAGTCGAAGCTGGGATCGACCAGTTCGGCCCAGCGGCCCAGCGCCTCGCCATGCTGGACCTCCTCGACCGCCCAGCCGCG from Azospirillum sp. TSH100 carries:
- the gstA gene encoding glutathione transferase GstA, with the translated sequence MKLYYKQGACSLAPHIVLREAGLDFDLVKVDLVTKTLADGSDFRAVNPKGQVPTLAFGEAGILTEVAVIVQYVADKAPDSGLIPAAGTMERYRVQELLNFIATELHKGVVPLFPMLKEFVPDSYREFAGKVLGGKLAVLNKQLEGKAYLTGETFTVADAYAYTVLSWLPRIGFDLSPFPNLVVFAERVAARPAVQAAHAAEAQG
- a CDS encoding acyl-ACP desaturase; this encodes MVRAHWRIDELPWDRFDSSKIDPDLVPLIKAAALVEFNADDYTAYLCNVFSDDPEFQEAARGWAVEEVQHGEALGRWAELVDPSFDFRAAVERFRAGYRVPIDLDASVRGSRTGEMIARCMVETGTSSYYAAIGDSTDEPVLKEICRNIAADELRHYKIFYTYAKKYLDREGLNKVQRLKVALSRIGESEDDELAYAYYAANAPAEAAYEHKLYNAAYKRRAFGRYRRKHVDRAIAMVFKACGLKPHTRLCQMASSGAWWFIDRQARKLAAQAV